From the Streptomyces sp. SN-593 genome, the window GCGTGCTGTTCCTCACCGCGCGGGACTCCGTCGAGGACCGGATCGCGGGCATCACGGCCGGCGGCGACGACTACGTCACGAAGCCGTTCAGCCTGGAGGAGGTGGTGGCCCGGCTGCGCGGCCTGCTGCGCCGGGCGGGGATGACCAGGGCGCGCGACGACGCGGCGCAGCTCGTGGTCGGCGACCTCACCCTCGACGAGGACGCCCGGGAGGTGGCCCGCGGCGGCGAGCCGGTCGAGCTGTCGCCGACGGAGTTCGAGCTGCTGCGCTACCTCATGCGCAACCCGCGCCGGGTCCTGAGCAAGGCGCGGATCCTCGACCAGGTGTGGTCCTACGACTTCGGCGGCCAGGCGCACGTGGTGGAGCTGTACATCAGCTACCTGCGGCGGAAGATCGACGCGGGTCGGCCGCCGATGATCCACACCGTGCGCGGGGCGGGCTACGTGCTCAAGGCCGCGCCGCGGTGACGCGGTCCGGGCGGCTGCGCGCCGCCGCACGGCGGGTCCTGCCGCGCACCCTGCGGGCCCGGCTGACCTGCGGCCTGGTGGTGCTGCTGGCGCTCGGCTGCGCCGCGGTGGGGATCGCGGCCGTCGTCACGCTGCGCTCCTTCCTCACCCAGCGGCTCGACCAGCAGATCGCGCAGGCGGGCGGGACGTTCCCGGCGAGCCTGGAGCACCGCGGGCGCGGCGAGCCGGACGCGGACAACCCGCACGGCGACACCCGCCGGCAGACGCCGGGCACGTTCGGCGCCCGCCTGCTGGACGGGAAGGTCACCGCGGCCGGGGTGGTCCGCTCCGGTGCGGGCACCTCGGTGCGGCTGACGGCGGGCGACGAGGCGGCGATCGCCGCGGTGCCGGTGGACGGCGGCGTGCACCGGCTGCACCTGTCGGCGCTCGGCGACTACCGCGTCAAGGCGGTGGACGGCGACGACGGCGACGTGCTGGTGACCGGGCTGCCGCTGGACGGCGTGGAGGACGCCGTGACCCGGCTGCTGGCGGTGGAGGGCGGCGTCTTCGGCGGCGCGCTGCTGGTGGCGGGGGCGGCGGGCGCGTTCTGGGTGCGCTGGTCGCTGCGGCCACTGCGCCGGGTCGCGGACACCGCCACCGCGGTGACCGCGCTGCCGCTGGCCAGCGGCGAGGTGACCCTGCCGGACCGGGTGCCGGACACCGATCCGCGCACCGAGGTCGGCCGGGTCGGCATCGCGCTGAACCGGATGCTCGGCCACGTGGAGGGGGCGCTCGGGGAGCGGCACGCCAGCCAGGAGCGGCTGCGCCGTTTCGCCGCGGACGCCAGCCACGAGCTGCGCACCCCGGTCGCCTCGGTCCGCGGCCACGCCGAGCTCGCCCGGCTGCACCCGGGACCGGTGCCGCCCGGTGTGGCGCGCGCGCTCGAGCGGATCACGGCGGAGTCGGTGCGAATGGGCGGCATGGTCGACGACCTGCTGCTGCTCGCCCGGCTGGACGCCGGCCGGCCGCTGGCCGCCGAGCCGGTGGACCTGACCCGGCTGGTGCTGGACGCCGTGGACGACGCGCGCGCGGCCGGCCCGGACCACCGCTGGGAGCTGGACCTGCCGGAGGAGCCGGTCGTCGTGGCCGGCGACCCGCTGCGGCTCCAGCAGGTCGCCGGGAACCTGCTGGGCAACGCCCGCCGGCACACCCCGCCCGGCACCCGCGTCACGGTCCGGCTGCGCCAGGGCGGGGACGGCACCCGGTTCCAGGTCGAGGACGACGGCCCGGGCATTCCGGAGGGGGTGCGGGACACCGTCTTCGAGCGGTTCGCCCGCGCCGACCACACCCGTCCCGAGGGAGCGGGCGGCGGCGCGGGGCCGGAGGGTCACGGCGCCGGGCTCGGCCTGGCGATCGTCGAGGCGGTGGCGACCGCGCACGGCGGCACCGCCGACGTGCGCAGCCGCCCGGGCGCGACGGTCTTCACGGTCACCCTGCCCCTCCCCCACCCGTCACAGGACTGAGCCGGCCGCACCCCGCACCGTCCGGGCCCAGTGCGCCGTCCGGACAACCGGCGGCCGGGCCCCGGTCGTTCGCGGCGCCCTGCGGGCCTACGGAGCCTCGGTGATCAGTTCGGGGCCGTCGTTGCGGACGCTGTTCACCGTGGGCGGGACGGGACGCAGGTCCAGGTCGCCGCCGGAGGGGAGCGCGAGGAGAGCGCGCAGGTCGTCCGGGTCGCCGTGGTCGGGGTCGAGCCAGTCGGCGTGGTGCTCGGCCGCGATCGTCAGCGGCATCCTCGGGTGGACCCGGCCGGAGGAGTCGGTCGCGTCGGTGGTGATGATCGTGCAGGACACGATCCACCCGTCCTCGCCCTCGGGCGCCTCGGGGTCGCGCCAGAACTCGTACAGCCCGGCCATCGCGAGGAGCGACCCGTCGGCCGGGTGCAGGTAGTACGGCTTCTTCACCGCCTTGGCGCGGCCGCCGCCCGGAACGGTCTCCCACTCGTAGTAGCCGTCGGCGGGGAGCAGGCAGCGCCGGGCGGTGAACGCCTTGCGGAAGGCCGGCTTGCGGTGGACGGTCTCGGCACGCGCGTTGATCAGCCTCGCCCCGGAAGCAGGGGATTGCGCCCAGGACGGCACCAGTCCCCAGCGCAGCGGGCGCAGCCGCCGCACGGCCTCGGCGCCGTCGCGTTCCCTGCGCTGTACCACGCCCCACACCTGGTCG encodes:
- a CDS encoding response regulator transcription factor, which gives rise to MDTAPRARPAPLTRPDGSPIRVLVVDDEPDLTEVVAGVLRYEGWQVRTAGDVASALTEAAGFRPDAVVLDVMLPDGNGLAALAGLRAALPDVCVLFLTARDSVEDRIAGITAGGDDYVTKPFSLEEVVARLRGLLRRAGMTRARDDAAQLVVGDLTLDEDAREVARGGEPVELSPTEFELLRYLMRNPRRVLSKARILDQVWSYDFGGQAHVVELYISYLRRKIDAGRPPMIHTVRGAGYVLKAAPR
- a CDS encoding sensor histidine kinase, whose product is MTRSGRLRAAARRVLPRTLRARLTCGLVVLLALGCAAVGIAAVVTLRSFLTQRLDQQIAQAGGTFPASLEHRGRGEPDADNPHGDTRRQTPGTFGARLLDGKVTAAGVVRSGAGTSVRLTAGDEAAIAAVPVDGGVHRLHLSALGDYRVKAVDGDDGDVLVTGLPLDGVEDAVTRLLAVEGGVFGGALLVAGAAGAFWVRWSLRPLRRVADTATAVTALPLASGEVTLPDRVPDTDPRTEVGRVGIALNRMLGHVEGALGERHASQERLRRFAADASHELRTPVASVRGHAELARLHPGPVPPGVARALERITAESVRMGGMVDDLLLLARLDAGRPLAAEPVDLTRLVLDAVDDARAAGPDHRWELDLPEEPVVVAGDPLRLQQVAGNLLGNARRHTPPGTRVTVRLRQGGDGTRFQVEDDGPGIPEGVRDTVFERFARADHTRPEGAGGGAGPEGHGAGLGLAIVEAVATAHGGTADVRSRPGATVFTVTLPLPHPSQD
- a CDS encoding SOS response-associated peptidase yields the protein MCGRYVASRAAEDLAVAFDAEVQVRSGEQAPAPSWNVAPTDQVWGVVQRRERDGAEAVRRLRPLRWGLVPSWAQSPASGARLINARAETVHRKPAFRKAFTARRCLLPADGYYEWETVPGGGRAKAVKKPYYLHPADGSLLAMAGLYEFWRDPEAPEGEDGWIVSCTIITTDATDSSGRVHPRMPLTIAAEHHADWLDPDHGDPDDLRALLALPSGGDLDLRPVPPTVNSVRNDGPELITEAP